One segment of Bacteroides caecimuris DNA contains the following:
- a CDS encoding PaaI family thioesterase yields the protein MTPQEFFKNDLFAENAGVVLLEARKGYSKAKLEIKPEHLNAGARTQGGAIFTLADLALAAAANSHGTLAFSLSSTITFLRASGPGDTLFAEARERYIGRSTGCYQVDITNQDGELIAIFESSVFRKDQKVPFEVQE from the coding sequence ATGACACCACAAGAATTCTTCAAGAACGATCTGTTTGCCGAAAATGCAGGCGTAGTACTGCTGGAAGCACGCAAGGGTTACAGTAAAGCCAAATTAGAAATAAAACCCGAACATCTTAATGCAGGAGCTCGCACACAAGGAGGAGCGATCTTCACATTAGCGGATCTGGCGCTTGCCGCAGCAGCCAACTCGCACGGCACACTAGCTTTCTCTCTCTCGTCCACTATTACTTTTCTGCGTGCCAGTGGTCCCGGAGATACTCTCTTTGCCGAAGCACGCGAACGCTATATCGGCCGAAGCACAGGTTGCTATCAGGTAGATATAACAAACCAAGACGGAGAGCTGATTGCTATTTTTGAATCCAGCGTGTTCCGAAAGGATCAGAAAGTGCCTTTCGAAGTTCAGGAATAA
- a CDS encoding Ig-like domain-containing protein, producing MLQFENQKIKQIVRKVLPVVTLGVMLYSCASIGRPDGGPEDMTPPRFIGSTPEAGALNNKRTKVSLMFDEFIKLEKATEKVVVSPPQIQQPEIKASGKRIQVNLLDSLKPNTTYTIDFSDAIVDNNEGNPLGNFAFTFSTGTEIDTMEVAGTILDASNLEPIKGMLVGLHSNLNDSAFNKLPFDRVARTDSRGRFSIRGVAPGKYRIYGLMDADQNFAFNQKSEMIAFHDSLIIPRMEERIRMDTAWVDSLTYDTIVEKKYMHYLPDDVILRAFKELNYSQYLIKSERLVPQKFTFYFAGKADTLPVLKGLNFDEKDAFVIEKNQRNDTIHYWVKDSLLFKQDTLAMSLTYLYTDTLNQLVPRTDTLNLVSKQKYKKEDPDQDKKKKKKKKGEEDEPEPTKFLPVNVSAPSSMDVYGYISLNFEEPIASYDTAAIHLRQKVDTLWKDIPFEFEQDSVNLKKFNLYYDWEPTLEYEFSVDSTAFHGIYGLFTDKIKQGFKVRSEDEYFTLHFNVTGADSLAFVELLDAQDKVVRKRRVEKNGMVDFYFLNPGKYAARLINDTNGNGEWDTGDFAKGIQPEAVYYYPTILEYKALWEVTQPWDIHATPVDKQKPDELKKQKPDEDKKKKDRNRDRNNQNRRR from the coding sequence ATGCTACAATTTGAGAATCAAAAGATAAAACAAATAGTTCGCAAGGTGCTTCCGGTAGTAACGTTGGGGGTGATGTTATATTCTTGCGCTAGTATTGGACGACCGGACGGGGGCCCTGAAGATATGACGCCGCCCCGTTTCATCGGCAGCACTCCGGAGGCGGGGGCTTTGAATAATAAAAGGACTAAAGTCTCTTTAATGTTCGACGAGTTTATTAAGCTGGAGAAAGCGACTGAGAAAGTCGTTGTTTCCCCTCCCCAAATACAGCAACCGGAAATCAAGGCTTCCGGCAAGAGAATACAAGTCAACCTGCTCGACTCTCTAAAGCCGAACACAACCTATACGATTGACTTCTCGGATGCAATTGTCGACAATAATGAAGGTAACCCGTTGGGAAACTTTGCCTTTACGTTCTCTACTGGTACGGAAATCGATACGATGGAAGTAGCAGGTACGATACTCGATGCCTCTAATCTGGAGCCTATTAAAGGGATGCTTGTCGGACTACATTCCAACCTGAACGATTCGGCTTTCAACAAATTGCCTTTCGACCGTGTGGCACGTACGGACAGCCGTGGACGTTTCTCTATCCGTGGTGTAGCTCCCGGTAAATATCGCATCTATGGATTGATGGATGCCGACCAGAACTTTGCCTTCAACCAGAAGAGCGAAATGATCGCTTTCCACGATTCGTTGATTATCCCCCGCATGGAAGAACGCATCCGCATGGATACGGCTTGGGTGGACTCATTGACTTACGACACGATTGTTGAGAAGAAATATATGCATTATTTGCCGGATGATGTCATTCTCCGTGCTTTTAAGGAACTCAATTATTCACAATATCTTATCAAGTCGGAAAGACTGGTTCCTCAAAAGTTCACGTTCTATTTTGCCGGTAAGGCAGATACTCTGCCTGTTTTGAAAGGCTTGAACTTCGATGAAAAGGATGCTTTTGTGATCGAAAAGAATCAGCGGAATGATACGATCCATTATTGGGTAAAAGACTCCCTGCTCTTCAAGCAGGATACGCTGGCCATGAGTCTGACTTATCTTTATACAGATACTTTGAATCAGCTAGTGCCCCGTACGGATACGCTGAACCTCGTTTCGAAACAGAAATATAAGAAAGAGGATCCGGATCAGGACAAAAAGAAAAAGAAGAAAAAGAAAGGGGAAGAAGATGAACCCGAACCGACGAAATTCTTGCCGGTGAATGTTAGTGCCCCTTCGTCAATGGATGTATACGGCTATATTTCTTTGAATTTTGAAGAACCGATAGCCAGTTATGACACTGCTGCCATACATCTGCGGCAAAAAGTAGATACGCTCTGGAAAGATATACCATTCGAGTTTGAGCAGGATTCAGTGAATCTGAAGAAGTTTAATCTGTATTATGACTGGGAACCGACATTGGAATATGAATTTTCGGTAGACTCGACTGCCTTCCACGGAATATACGGATTATTTACCGATAAGATAAAACAAGGATTCAAGGTGCGTAGTGAAGATGAATATTTCACGCTTCATTTCAATGTGACGGGAGCAGACTCACTGGCCTTTGTCGAATTGCTTGACGCCCAGGACAAGGTGGTCCGTAAGCGGAGAGTGGAAAAGAACGGAATGGTCGATTTCTATTTCCTGAATCCGGGAAAATATGCAGCCCGACTAATTAATGACACAAATGGAAATGGTGAATGGGACACGGGAGACTTTGCTAAAGGCATCCAGCCGGAGGCTGTTTACTACTATCCAACGATATTGGAATATAAAGCGTTGTGGGAGGTGACCCAACCGTGGGATATTCATGCGACTCCTGTAGATAAGCAGAAACCGGACGAACTTAAAAAACAAAAACCAGATGAAGACAAGAAAAAGAAAGATAGGAATCGGGATCGGAATAATCAGAACCGCCGTCGTTGA
- the cysS gene encoding cysteine--tRNA ligase, whose product MEHQLTIYNTLDRKKETFVPLHAPHVGMYVCGPTVYGDAHLGHARPAITFDVLFRYLTHLGYKVRYVRNITDVGHLEHDADDGEDKIAKKARLEQLEPMEVVQYFLNRYHKAMEALNVLPPSIEPHASGHIIEQTQLVQKILDAGYAYESEGSVYFDVAKYNKDHHYGKLSGRNLDDVLNTTRDLDGQSEKRNPADFALWKKAQPEHIMRWPSPWSDGFPGWHAECTAMGRKYLGEHFDIHGGGMDLIFPHHECEIAQSVASQGDDMVHYWMHNNMITINGTKMGKSLGNFITLDEFFNGTHKLLAQAYTPMTIRFFILQAHYRSTVDFSNEALQAAEKGLQRLMEAIDALDKITPAPATSAGINVKELRAKCHEAMNDDLNTPIVIAQLFEGARIINNIIAGNATISAEDLKDLKETFHLFSFDIMGLKEEKGSSDGREAAYGKVVDMLLEQRMKAKANKDWATSDEIRNTLTALGFEIKDTKDGFEWRLNK is encoded by the coding sequence ATGGAACATCAACTTACCATCTACAACACCTTAGACAGAAAGAAAGAGACCTTCGTGCCGCTTCATGCCCCCCATGTAGGCATGTACGTGTGCGGACCGACTGTTTACGGAGATGCCCACCTAGGACATGCCCGCCCGGCTATTACTTTTGATGTATTATTCCGCTATCTCACCCATCTAGGATACAAAGTACGCTACGTACGCAACATTACCGATGTAGGACATCTGGAACATGATGCTGACGACGGAGAAGACAAGATTGCCAAAAAGGCACGCCTGGAACAATTGGAGCCAATGGAGGTTGTCCAATATTTCCTGAACCGTTACCACAAAGCAATGGAAGCACTGAACGTACTCCCTCCAAGCATCGAGCCGCATGCCTCGGGGCATATCATCGAGCAAACCCAACTGGTACAGAAGATTCTGGATGCAGGATATGCCTATGAAAGCGAAGGCTCCGTCTACTTCGACGTAGCCAAATACAACAAAGACCACCATTACGGAAAACTATCCGGACGCAATCTGGACGATGTACTGAATACCACCCGCGATCTTGACGGACAAAGCGAAAAGCGCAATCCTGCCGACTTCGCCCTTTGGAAAAAAGCACAACCGGAACACATCATGCGCTGGCCGTCTCCCTGGAGCGACGGTTTCCCCGGATGGCACGCCGAATGTACCGCCATGGGGCGCAAATACCTGGGCGAACACTTCGATATCCACGGAGGAGGAATGGACCTGATTTTCCCGCATCATGAATGTGAAATCGCACAATCGGTAGCCTCACAAGGCGATGACATGGTCCACTACTGGATGCACAACAACATGATTACCATCAACGGAACCAAGATGGGCAAATCACTCGGCAACTTCATCACCTTGGACGAATTCTTCAACGGCACCCATAAGCTGCTGGCACAAGCCTACACACCAATGACCATCCGTTTCTTCATCCTGCAAGCTCACTACCGCAGCACGGTAGACTTTAGCAATGAAGCACTGCAAGCAGCGGAAAAAGGGCTGCAACGACTGATGGAAGCCATCGACGCATTGGATAAGATTACTCCCGCACCGGCAACTTCTGCGGGAATCAATGTGAAAGAACTGCGCGCCAAATGCCATGAAGCAATGAATGACGACTTGAACACACCGATTGTCATCGCACAGCTTTTCGAAGGTGCCCGCATCATCAACAATATCATTGCCGGCAATGCCACCATATCTGCCGAAGACCTGAAAGACTTGAAAGAAACATTCCATCTGTTCAGCTTCGACATCATGGGATTGAAAGAAGAAAAAGGTTCTTCCGATGGCCGTGAAGCAGCCTACGGCAAGGTAGTGGACATGCTACTGGAACAACGTATGAAAGCAAAAGCCAACAAAGACTGGGCTACTTCCGACGAAATCCGCAATACACTGACAGCACTCGGATTTGAAATCAAAGATACGAAAGATGGTTTCGAATGGAGGCTGAATAAGTAA
- a CDS encoding DUF3108 domain-containing protein, protein MKTRKRKIGIGIGIIRTAVVDARRNLIIGWMALLTAFFALPAGAQCEAKNDAFQSGEHVMYDLYFNWKFVWVKAGLASLTTNATTYHSQPAYRINLLALGSKRADFFFKMRDTLTCVIGEKLEPRYFRKGAEEGKRYTVDEAWFSYKDGLCLVNQKRTYRDGAFDESEASDSRCIYDMLSILAQARSYDPADYKVGDKIKFPMATGRRVEEQTLIYRGKENVKAENGVTYRCLIFSLVEYDKKGKEKEVITFFVTDDLNHLPVRLDLFLNFGSAKAFLNNVTGNRHPLTSIVK, encoded by the coding sequence ATGAAGACAAGAAAAAGAAAGATAGGAATCGGGATCGGAATAATCAGAACCGCCGTCGTTGACGCTCGACGTAACCTTATTATTGGATGGATGGCATTACTGACGGCGTTCTTCGCCCTCCCTGCCGGTGCCCAATGTGAAGCGAAGAATGATGCGTTTCAATCCGGCGAACATGTAATGTATGATTTATACTTCAACTGGAAGTTTGTCTGGGTGAAAGCCGGACTCGCCAGTCTGACAACAAATGCGACCACTTATCATTCGCAGCCCGCCTATCGGATCAACCTGCTTGCTTTGGGCAGTAAACGGGCAGACTTCTTTTTCAAGATGCGCGATACGCTGACTTGTGTGATCGGTGAAAAACTGGAACCGCGCTATTTCCGCAAAGGTGCCGAAGAGGGAAAACGTTACACGGTCGATGAGGCTTGGTTTTCTTATAAGGACGGTCTTTGTCTGGTAAATCAGAAGCGTACCTATCGGGATGGAGCGTTTGATGAATCTGAAGCAAGCGATAGCCGCTGTATATACGATATGTTGAGCATCCTGGCGCAGGCACGTTCTTACGACCCTGCGGATTATAAGGTGGGAGACAAAATCAAGTTCCCGATGGCTACGGGCCGTAGAGTGGAAGAGCAAACGCTTATCTACCGTGGGAAAGAAAATGTGAAAGCAGAAAACGGGGTTACTTACCGTTGCCTGATCTTTTCATTGGTAGAATATGATAAGAAAGGAAAAGAAAAGGAGGTGATTACTTTCTTCGTGACGGACGACTTGAACCATCTTCCTGTCCGTCTGGATTTATTCCTGAACTTCGGTTCGGCAAAAGCATTCCTGAATAATGTGACGGGTAACCGGCATCCGCTGACTTCTATCGTTAAATAG
- a CDS encoding chondroitinase family polysaccharide lyase, whose translation MKNSCFIVLFLLGIIPSAFAQFIGFEEKVPEAFKVSGKGEVKISSLFYKEGESSLEWDFQPGSTLDIQIAPLSLNARNEKQFGITLWMYNEKPQQDSIRFEFLNKAGEVSYWFSYRLQTAGWRACWISFEYMQGDKKDKKIVAYRLVAPQRKGRIFLDRLTFPEKKMNLRTTPDQQLPANNGLSNRDLWHWCLVWKWEQQSYDIPLPSKLPSGQKKELKTIEQRLTDFLEVKKAPQGAINAAYKTFEKAAISPSIAGTGFIGTPIVAPDEQDKKKGEMSWNDIETMLSGFAYDAYYNQNETSKKNYFTVFDYAIDQGFAYGSGMGTNHHYGYQVRKIYTTAWLMRDAIYKHSHREAYLSTLRFWAALQETRRPCSPTRDELLDSWHTLLMAKFISAMMFPDAREQAQALSGLSRWLSTSLRYTPGTIGGIKIDGTTFHHGGFYPGYTTGVLATVGQYIAFTNGTSFELTEDARKHMKSAFIAMRNYCNLYEWGIGISGRHPFGEKMGSDDIEAFANIALSGDLSGQGNTFDRGLAADYLRLIRNSDTPNARFFKKEGVQAAQAPQGFFVYNYGSAGIFRRADWMVTLKGYTTDVWGAEIYAKDNRYGRYQSYGSVQIMGKGNPVSRAGSGFVQEGWDWNRLPGTTTIHLPFELLDSPLKGTTMAHSKENFSGSSSLSGQNGMFAMKLMERDYENFTPDFVARKSVFCFDNRMVCLGTGITNSNTEYPTETALFQTKYNGKDSKVGEDSYWLHDGYDNYYHVVDGTVRSQVAEQESRHEKTRAITKGKFSSAWIEHGKAPKNATYEYMVLIQPSVSDLDELRKAAPYEVLQRDQTAHVVYDKKTGIMAYAAFEAYQPADDNVFAAIPAETMVMYAKASDKGIRLSVCDPNLNIREKTYTTKEPSRPIRKEIRLKGHWTLTSPMENVRLEQQGNQTVMTVTCQHGQPVEMLMENK comes from the coding sequence ATGAAAAACAGTTGTTTTATAGTATTATTCCTTTTGGGAATCATTCCTTCAGCTTTCGCCCAATTCATCGGGTTTGAAGAGAAAGTACCCGAAGCATTTAAGGTTTCCGGAAAGGGTGAAGTGAAAATCTCTTCTCTTTTCTACAAGGAGGGTGAAAGTAGTTTGGAATGGGACTTTCAGCCCGGTTCTACGCTGGACATTCAAATTGCTCCTTTATCGTTGAATGCGAGAAATGAGAAGCAATTCGGCATTACCTTGTGGATGTATAATGAGAAACCGCAGCAGGATTCTATTCGTTTTGAGTTTCTGAATAAGGCAGGAGAAGTCTCTTATTGGTTCTCTTATCGTTTACAGACAGCAGGTTGGCGGGCTTGTTGGATCTCTTTTGAGTATATGCAGGGAGATAAGAAAGATAAAAAAATCGTAGCCTATCGACTGGTTGCCCCGCAACGGAAGGGACGTATCTTTCTTGATCGTCTGACTTTCCCCGAAAAGAAAATGAATCTTCGTACTACTCCCGACCAGCAGTTGCCTGCCAATAATGGATTGTCTAATCGTGACCTATGGCATTGGTGTCTCGTGTGGAAATGGGAACAACAGTCGTATGATATCCCTCTGCCTTCTAAATTGCCAAGCGGACAAAAGAAAGAATTGAAGACTATCGAACAACGTTTGACAGATTTCCTGGAAGTAAAGAAAGCACCGCAAGGAGCTATTAATGCTGCTTATAAGACATTTGAAAAGGCTGCAATTAGCCCGTCCATTGCCGGAACGGGATTTATAGGGACCCCTATTGTTGCTCCTGACGAACAGGACAAGAAGAAAGGGGAGATGTCATGGAATGATATTGAAACCATGCTTTCCGGTTTTGCCTATGATGCTTATTATAATCAGAATGAAACGTCGAAGAAGAATTATTTCACCGTATTCGATTATGCTATTGACCAGGGATTTGCATACGGTAGCGGTATGGGTACCAATCACCATTATGGTTATCAGGTGCGTAAGATATATACGACTGCCTGGTTGATGCGCGATGCAATCTACAAGCATTCTCATCGGGAAGCTTATCTTTCTACATTGCGTTTTTGGGCTGCTTTGCAGGAAACCCGTCGGCCGTGTTCTCCAACGCGTGATGAATTATTGGATTCTTGGCACACGCTATTGATGGCGAAATTCATCTCTGCTATGATGTTTCCCGATGCAAGAGAACAGGCGCAGGCTTTAAGTGGTTTGTCGCGTTGGTTATCTACTTCTTTGCGCTATACTCCGGGAACGATTGGTGGTATAAAAATAGATGGCACGACTTTTCATCATGGTGGTTTCTATCCGGGATATACCACTGGAGTGCTTGCTACTGTAGGACAATATATCGCATTTACTAATGGCACAAGTTTTGAGCTGACAGAGGATGCACGTAAACACATGAAATCTGCTTTCATTGCTATGCGCAATTATTGCAATCTTTATGAGTGGGGTATCGGTATTAGTGGTCGCCATCCTTTTGGAGAGAAGATGGGAAGCGATGATATCGAAGCATTTGCTAATATAGCTTTGTCCGGCGATTTATCGGGCCAGGGAAATACGTTTGATCGTGGACTGGCTGCCGACTATTTGCGTCTGATACGCAATAGTGATACTCCGAATGCACGTTTCTTTAAAAAGGAAGGGGTTCAGGCGGCACAGGCTCCACAGGGATTCTTTGTGTATAATTACGGGTCGGCGGGTATTTTCCGTCGTGCGGACTGGATGGTGACGTTGAAAGGATATACAACCGATGTATGGGGAGCTGAAATCTATGCGAAGGATAATCGTTACGGACGTTATCAGAGTTACGGATCGGTACAGATTATGGGGAAAGGAAATCCTGTCTCACGTGCCGGAAGCGGCTTTGTACAAGAAGGATGGGATTGGAATCGCTTACCGGGTACAACGACTATTCATTTACCTTTCGAATTGCTTGATAGCCCGTTGAAGGGAACGACTATGGCTCATTCTAAAGAAAATTTCTCCGGTAGCAGTTCTTTGAGTGGACAAAATGGAATGTTTGCCATGAAGCTGATGGAACGCGATTATGAGAACTTTACACCTGATTTTGTGGCTCGTAAGTCTGTATTTTGTTTCGATAACCGGATGGTTTGTCTGGGTACGGGAATAACGAATTCAAATACGGAATATCCTACGGAGACCGCTCTTTTCCAGACGAAATATAATGGAAAAGACTCCAAAGTAGGAGAGGATAGCTATTGGTTGCATGATGGTTATGATAATTATTATCACGTGGTGGACGGAACTGTTCGTTCACAGGTGGCAGAGCAGGAATCGCGACATGAAAAGACGCGGGCAATTACGAAAGGAAAGTTCTCCTCTGCTTGGATCGAACATGGAAAAGCTCCGAAGAATGCAACTTATGAATATATGGTCTTGATACAACCTTCTGTTTCCGATCTTGACGAACTGCGTAAGGCTGCTCCATACGAAGTGTTGCAACGCGATCAGACTGCCCACGTTGTTTATGATAAAAAAACAGGTATTATGGCGTATGCTGCTTTTGAAGCTTATCAGCCTGCCGATGATAACGTGTTCGCCGCTATTCCTGCGGAAACGATGGTGATGTATGCAAAGGCATCTGATAAAGGTATCCGTCTGAGCGTCTGTGATCCGAATCTGAATATAAGAGAGAAGACATATACAACGAAAGAACCTAGTCGTCCTATCCGTAAGGAGATACGGCTTAAAGGACATTGGACATTGACAAGTCCGATGGAGAATGTACGGTTGGAACAACAGGGAAATCAGACCGTAATGACGGTAACCTGCCAGCATGGACAGCCGGTTGAGATGCTCATGGAAAATAAATGA
- a CDS encoding glycoside hydrolase family 88 protein, whose translation MKTILSALGLSLLIFTSCGGQKKAEVDFIQDNIDNAVVQNTIQTDIIEKSGKILNPRTINKDGSISYIPIDDWCSGFFPGSMWLTHHLTGDQKWLPLAEKYTEALDSVKHLKWHHDVGFMIGCSYLNGYRLADKKEYKDVIIETAKSLSTRFRPNAGVIQSWDADRGWQGTRGWKCPVIIDNMMNLELLFEATALSGDSTFYNIAVKHADTTMAHHFRSDNSCYHVVDYDPETGEVRKKQTAQGYADESSWARGQAWALYGYTTCYRYTKDKKYLDQAQKVYNFIFNNKNMPEDLVPYWDYDAPNIPNEPRDASAAACTASALYELDGYLLDNHYKETADKIMQSLGSPAYRAKVGTNGNFILMHSVGSIPHGQEIDVPLNYADYYFLEALIRKRNLEKK comes from the coding sequence ATGAAAACAATTCTTAGCGCATTAGGACTGTCTCTTCTAATTTTTACGAGTTGCGGTGGACAAAAAAAAGCTGAAGTAGATTTTATTCAGGACAACATCGACAACGCAGTGGTACAAAACACGATTCAAACGGACATTATTGAAAAATCCGGTAAAATCCTGAATCCAAGAACTATCAATAAAGACGGTAGTATATCTTATATACCTATTGATGACTGGTGTTCCGGTTTCTTTCCCGGTAGTATGTGGCTCACGCATCATCTGACCGGAGATCAGAAATGGTTACCATTGGCCGAGAAATATACGGAAGCTCTTGATTCGGTAAAACATCTGAAGTGGCATCATGATGTAGGTTTTATGATCGGTTGCAGTTATCTGAACGGATACCGTTTGGCGGACAAGAAAGAATATAAAGATGTAATTATTGAAACAGCTAAGTCGCTATCTACTCGTTTTCGTCCGAATGCAGGCGTTATCCAGTCATGGGATGCCGATAGAGGCTGGCAGGGAACGCGTGGATGGAAATGTCCGGTGATTATTGATAATATGATGAATCTCGAACTTTTATTTGAAGCAACTGCTCTTTCCGGTGATTCTACTTTCTATAATATTGCAGTGAAACATGCTGATACAACGATGGCTCACCATTTCCGATCGGACAATAGCTGCTACCATGTGGTAGATTACGATCCGGAGACAGGCGAAGTGCGTAAGAAACAAACTGCACAGGGATATGCTGACGAATCTTCTTGGGCTCGTGGACAAGCTTGGGCACTCTACGGATACACTACTTGCTATCGTTATACGAAAGACAAGAAATATCTCGATCAGGCACAAAAAGTATATAATTTTATATTTAATAATAAGAATATGCCGGAAGATCTCGTTCCTTACTGGGATTACGATGCTCCGAATATTCCGAACGAACCGCGTGATGCTTCTGCTGCCGCTTGTACAGCTTCTGCCCTTTACGAACTGGATGGCTACTTGCTGGATAATCACTACAAGGAAACCGCTGATAAGATTATGCAGAGTTTAGGCTCGCCTGCTTATCGTGCAAAGGTTGGAACAAATGGCAACTTTATCCTGATGCATTCAGTAGGTAGTATTCCTCACGGTCAGGAAATCGATGTCCCTCTGAACTATGCTGACTATTACTTCTTGGAAGCGCTGATACGTAAAAGAAATTTGGAAAAGAAATAA
- a CDS encoding sulfatase — protein MNKPINLLVGGLTLFAAQGCKAPKQVPQQAEHPNIIYVFPDQYRNQAMGFWNQGGFRDKVNFKGDPVHTPNLDAFARESMVLSSAQSNCPLSSPHRGMLLTGMYPNKSGVPLNCNSSRPISSLREDAECIGDVFSKAGYDCAYFGKLHADFPTPNDPEHPGQYVEEKRPAWDAYTPKERRHGFNYWYSYGTFDEHKNPHYWDTDGKRHDPKEWSPLHEAGKVVSYLKNDGNVRDTKKPFFIMVGMNPPHSPYRSLNDCEEQDFNLYKDQPLDSLLIRPNVDLKMEKAASARYYFASVTGVDRAFGQILETLKEMGLDKNTIVIFASDHGETMCSQRTDDPKNSPYSESMNIPFLVRFPGKIQPRVDDLLLSAPDIMPTILGLCGLGDSIPAEVQGRNFAPLFFDEKAEIVRPTGALYIQNVDGDKDENGLVQTYFPCSRGIKTAQYTLALYIDRDTKQLKKSLLFDDVKDPYQLHNLPLEENKEIVAQLCGEMGAMLKEINDPWYTEKILSDRIPY, from the coding sequence ATGAACAAACCTATTAACCTTCTTGTAGGAGGCCTGACGCTGTTTGCCGCACAGGGTTGCAAGGCTCCGAAGCAAGTGCCTCAACAAGCAGAACATCCCAATATAATTTATGTATTCCCCGATCAATACCGTAATCAGGCGATGGGCTTTTGGAACCAGGGCGGATTCCGGGATAAAGTAAATTTTAAAGGAGACCCCGTGCATACTCCCAATTTGGATGCGTTTGCGCGTGAATCGATGGTACTGTCGTCTGCACAGAGCAATTGCCCGTTGAGTAGCCCTCATCGTGGAATGTTACTGACTGGTATGTACCCGAATAAAAGCGGCGTACCATTGAATTGTAACTCCTCACGTCCGATCAGCTCCTTACGCGAAGACGCGGAATGTATTGGCGATGTATTCAGCAAAGCAGGTTACGACTGTGCCTATTTCGGTAAACTTCATGCCGACTTCCCGACTCCGAACGATCCCGAACATCCGGGACAGTATGTAGAAGAGAAACGTCCGGCATGGGATGCTTATACTCCGAAAGAACGTCGTCATGGTTTTAATTACTGGTATTCTTACGGTACATTTGATGAACACAAGAACCCTCATTATTGGGATACGGATGGTAAGAGACATGATCCGAAAGAATGGTCGCCCCTGCATGAAGCAGGCAAGGTTGTTTCTTATCTGAAAAATGACGGTAACGTACGCGATACCAAGAAACCATTCTTTATTATGGTGGGCATGAATCCTCCCCATAGTCCGTACCGTTCTTTGAATGACTGCGAGGAACAGGATTTCAATCTTTATAAAGACCAGCCTTTGGATAGTCTGTTGATTCGCCCGAATGTAGATTTGAAGATGGAGAAGGCAGCATCCGCCCGCTATTATTTCGCCTCCGTAACCGGTGTGGACCGTGCTTTCGGTCAGATTCTGGAAACATTGAAAGAGATGGGATTAGATAAGAACACAATTGTCATCTTTGCTTCCGATCATGGTGAAACGATGTGCAGCCAGCGTACTGATGATCCGAAGAATTCCCCTTATTCTGAATCTATGAATATTCCGTTCCTAGTTCGTTTTCCCGGTAAGATTCAGCCGAGGGTGGATGATTTGTTGCTTTCCGCTCCTGATATTATGCCTACGATACTTGGCTTGTGCGGGCTGGGTGATTCGATTCCGGCAGAAGTGCAGGGACGTAATTTTGCTCCTCTTTTCTTCGATGAAAAGGCGGAAATTGTTCGTCCTACCGGTGCGCTGTATATACAGAATGTTGATGGTGATAAAGATGAAAATGGATTGGTGCAGACTTACTTCCCTTGTTCAAGAGGTATCAAGACGGCTCAATATACATTGGCTTTATATATCGACCGTGATACGAAGCAATTGAAGAAAAGCCTTTTATTCGATGATGTGAAAGATCCCTATCAACTGCATAACTTGCCTTTGGAAGAAAATAAAGAGATTGTGGCGCAACTTTGCGGTGAAATGGGAGCTATGTTGAAGGAGATTAACGATCCTTGGTATACGGAAAAGATTTTGTCGGACAGGATTCCCTATTAG